The Stigmatella aurantiaca DW4/3-1 genome contains the following window.
ACTGCGGCCAGGCGCTCAACACCCAGCCATCTGCGCAGGCCCCTGCGCCGGGGCGAGCTGAGCAAGCCGCGTGGGCTGTCCTTCCGGACCGCGAAGACATGGCTCTCGGGAGGGGAGCGGTTCCACGTGCTTTGACCAGAGGCTCCATGACAGCTGACTTCGGGCCCGTCACCCGGCGTGGTGAGGCTTTCGTCCCCACACTTGGAAGAACATGTGTGAAATGACGAGTACGTCTTCGCGCGCCAGATGTGCCACGAGTTCGGTCATCAGGCCGTCCAACTCCTTGGCCTCGATCCTTCCGGCTTCGAGCAGCTCCGTGCGAACGTTCTGGATGAAGTGGACGAAGATCTCGCGGCGTGGATGGCCCTTCGGATAGACGTAAACGATGGGCCGGACCTGGATATCCGTCAGTCCGGCCTCGCGAAGCAAGCGGTGGGAGCGGCTGCCCACGAACAAGTCGACGCCGTGATCACGCGAGTGTGCTTGAAAGAGTTCGAAGAGGCGATCCCACGCCGGGCAGGGCGGATCGCAGCGATGCGGCCAGTAGTCGGCTTCGTGGCTGGCGACCGCGCCGCCGGGCCGCGCCAGCGCCACCATCTCACGAGCGATTTCCTCGGGTCGCGGGACGTTGACGAGCACGAG
Protein-coding sequences here:
- a CDS encoding methyltransferase domain-containing protein, with translation MGTDFYLLGHESAEDQRLIRQAQDLAGETSWLFDQLDIPVGARAIDLGCGPRGVLDQLSARVGPSGTVVGLERGEDTLARARVFVAEHGLHNVELIQGDARATGQPPGSFDLVHARLVLVNVPRPEEIAREMVALARPGGAVASHEADYWPHRCDPPCPAWDRLFELFQAHSRDHGVDLFVGSRSHRLLREAGLTDIQVRPIVYVYPKGHPRREIFVHFIQNVRTELLEAGRIEAKELDGLMTELVAHLAREDVLVISHMFFQVWGRKPHHAG